One window from the genome of Bacillus rossius redtenbacheri isolate Brsri chromosome 17, Brsri_v3, whole genome shotgun sequence encodes:
- the LOC134540629 gene encoding uncharacterized protein LOC134540629: protein MPVKNATMMARNCKNSVNCSCSKLKILMDHNCGKCSKIVKNGIFCENCDLWYHFIKCSNVDPENIPKEEWKCQKCTAKNGGVISDNEQMFHAKNILTDSVMLSELQTAITELTKENKVLQNTTKMLCEEIKLRATNQHVSSHENNKEVQMVITQLREENKSLQEIIKLLQQDIENVRNINRHTNEENNSSGSFAWSTVVKGKLRHDPTHQRIEIPTNNKYSILQTSNGCEPGQQYRARGWKNVMQRSTICESNLVNVNINTTDAKQRNALAKRKRKILLFSDSQGRGLAAEVKSQCHQDTDVFGMVKPSGCFAEVTKHATENSRNLTNEDLVVLSAGGNDVYKNEASAAVIKLKHLLLNLCNTRVAVCNIPRRHDLNEESVINREIEITNKRLQNFRSKFQSVCVIDVFNLPRDCFTKHGLHINLKGKVHVAKQIVSVLQSKNNINNVIPIGYDIGPKN from the coding sequence atgcctgtgaagaaTGCTACAATGATGGCGCGGAATTGTAAAAACAGTGTTAATTGCTCGTGCTCAAAACTTAAAATCTTGATGGATCATAACTGCGGTAAGTgttcaaaaattgtaaaaaatggtATATTTTGTGAGAACTGTGATCTATGGTACCattttataaaatgcagtaaTGTGGATCCTGAAAACATTCCAAAAGAAGAATGGAAATGTCAGAAGTGCACGGCAAAAAATGGCGGCGTAATTAGTGATAATGAACAAATGTTTCACGCAAAGAATATTTTAACTGATAGTGTCATGTTAAGTGAGTTACAAACAGCGATTACAGAATTAACGAAGGAAAATAAAGTGCTTCAAAACACTACAAAGATGTTGTGTGAAGAAATCAAATTAAGAGCAACTAACCAACATGTATCTAGCCACGAGAATAACAAAGAAGTACAAATGGTCATTACACAGTTGCGTGAAGAAAACAAATCATTAcaggaaataattaaattattgcaGCAAGACATTGAAAATGTACGAAATATAAATAGGCACACTAATGAAGAAAACAATAGTTCAGGTAGTTTTGCGTGGTCAACAGTGGTTAAGGGAAAACTCCGACATGATCCTACTCATCAGAGGATTGAAATACCGACAAATAATAAATACAGCATTTTGCAAACTTCTAACGGATGCGAACCTGGACAGCAATATAGAgcaaggggctggaaaaatgttATGCAAAGATCGACCATATGTGAAAGTAATTTGgtaaatgtaaacataaacacCACAGACGCAAAACAGAGAAATGCCCTGGCCAAAAGGAAGAGAAAAATATTGTTATTCTCGGACAGCCAAGGAAGAGGTTTAGCGGCAGAAGTTAAATCACAGTGCCATCAGGACACAGATGTTTTTGGCATGGTAAAGCCAAGTGGATGTTTTGCAGAAGTTACTAAGCATGCCACAGAAAACTCAAGAAATCTCACTAATGAAGACCTTGTTGTGCTGTCTGCAGGAGGAAACGACGTATATAAAAACGAAGCTTCAGCAGCAGTGATTAAATTGAAACACCTATTACTAAATCTTTGCAACACGAGGGTAGCAGTCTGCAACATACCAAGAAGGCATGACCTCAATGAAGAATCAGTAATCAATCGTGAAATAGAAATTACAAATAAGCGATTACAAAATTTTCGTTCAAAATTCCAATCCGTTTGTGTTATTGATGTATTTAATTTGCCAAGAGACTGCTTCACCAAACATGGCTTACATATAAACTTAAAAGGTAAAGTACATGTTGCCAAACAAATTGTTAGTGTATTGCAATCCAAAAACAATATAAACAACGTGATTCCAATTGGTTATGATATTGGTccaaaaaactaa